The Corynebacterium confusum genome has a window encoding:
- a CDS encoding PhzF family phenazine biosynthesis protein: MRHEYCEVDVFATTAFSGNPLAVVADADALSDQQMQAIANWTNLSETAFLLRPTTPEADYRVRIFTPRTELPFAGHPTLGSARAWLAFGGTPRQPDRLTQECGAGLIPIRQEGAGDDPLFFATPPLKQEGPLNEEELADSCRAIGVDPAAVISHAWVDNGPGWRMVQLADAAAVRAIGAFRPTTPHKLGVVGMSGQASENVDRSGDDKDDSPAYVIRAFTPDHEDPVTGSLNGGAAQFLRSRQAVGPEYWVSQGTCRGRAGRVEIRDDGDELWVGGRATVRIAGHVDI, encoded by the coding sequence ATGCGCCACGAATATTGCGAGGTCGATGTCTTTGCCACCACCGCCTTTAGCGGCAACCCGCTCGCGGTCGTCGCCGACGCGGATGCTTTAAGCGACCAGCAGATGCAGGCAATTGCCAATTGGACGAACCTGTCCGAGACCGCGTTCCTACTGCGCCCCACCACCCCGGAGGCGGACTACCGGGTGCGGATTTTCACCCCGCGCACCGAGCTCCCCTTCGCCGGGCACCCCACCCTGGGCAGCGCGCGGGCCTGGCTCGCCTTCGGCGGCACCCCGCGCCAGCCCGACCGGCTAACGCAGGAATGCGGCGCGGGACTTATCCCCATCCGCCAGGAGGGCGCCGGCGACGATCCGTTGTTTTTCGCCACCCCACCACTGAAGCAGGAAGGCCCGCTCAATGAGGAAGAGCTGGCCGACAGCTGCCGCGCGATCGGCGTGGACCCGGCCGCGGTCATCTCCCACGCCTGGGTGGACAACGGCCCGGGCTGGCGCATGGTACAGCTCGCCGATGCCGCCGCTGTGCGCGCCATCGGTGCCTTCCGCCCCACCACCCCGCACAAGCTGGGCGTCGTGGGCATGTCTGGACAGGCCAGCGAAAACGTCGACCGCAGCGGCGACGACAAGGACGATTCCCCGGCCTATGTCATCCGGGCGTTCACCCCCGACCACGAGGATCCCGTGACCGGCTCGCTCAACGGCGGGGCCGCCCAGTTCCTGCGCTCCCGGCAAGCCGTGGGGCCGGAGTACTGGGTCAGCCAGGGAACGTGCCGCGGCCGCGCCGGGCGGGTGGAGATCCGAGATGACGGCGACGAACTCTGGGTAGGCGGCCGCGCCACGGTGCGGATCGCCGGCCACGTGGATATTTAA
- the mtr gene encoding mycothione reductase, giving the protein MTQSAAAPAVDAHYDLIIIGAGSGNSIPTPDFDDKSIAIVESGRFGGTCMNVGCIPTKMYVYAADTAYGTRTADKLGIQAHVDSVDWDSIVDRVFHQRIDKIAEGGEAYRRGDETPNITVYDQHASFVGPKTIRTGQGEEVKTISGEQIIIATGSRPLIPEVYANSGVSYRTNEDIMRLERQPKSLIIVGGGFIAMEFAHVFDGLGTQVTIVNRSEELLRFLDKDLSTRFNEQAKQRFEVITGANGTALREGGEGVELELDNGQTITAEEILIATGRVPNGDQMNLDSAGIEMREDGRIAVDDYGHTTAEGVWALGDVSSPYMLKHVANAETKAVRHNILHPDDMRPMPHDLVPSAIFTHPQIATVGLTEDAAREQGYDVTVKVQDYGDVAYGWAMEDHTGICKLIADKATGQLLGAHYYGPQASTLIQQMITVMAFGLDVREVATKQYWIHPALPELTENALLGLDFS; this is encoded by the coding sequence ATGACCCAGTCCGCCGCCGCCCCGGCTGTCGACGCCCACTATGACCTCATCATCATCGGCGCCGGTTCCGGCAACTCCATCCCCACCCCGGACTTCGACGACAAGTCCATCGCCATCGTCGAATCCGGTCGCTTCGGCGGAACCTGCATGAACGTCGGTTGCATCCCGACAAAGATGTACGTCTACGCCGCCGATACCGCCTACGGCACCCGCACGGCCGACAAGCTGGGCATTCAGGCCCACGTGGACAGCGTCGACTGGGACTCTATCGTGGACCGCGTCTTCCACCAGCGCATCGATAAGATCGCCGAGGGCGGCGAGGCTTACCGCCGCGGCGACGAGACCCCGAATATTACTGTCTACGACCAGCACGCCAGTTTCGTGGGCCCCAAGACCATTCGCACCGGCCAAGGCGAGGAAGTCAAGACGATTAGCGGCGAGCAAATCATCATCGCTACCGGCTCGCGCCCGCTTATCCCCGAGGTCTACGCGAACTCCGGGGTTAGCTACCGCACCAACGAAGACATCATGCGCCTGGAGCGGCAGCCGAAGTCGCTGATTATCGTCGGCGGCGGGTTTATCGCCATGGAATTTGCCCACGTCTTCGACGGGCTGGGCACGCAGGTCACCATCGTCAACCGCTCGGAGGAACTGCTGCGCTTCCTCGACAAGGACCTGTCCACTCGTTTCAACGAGCAGGCCAAGCAGCGCTTCGAGGTCATCACCGGCGCCAACGGCACCGCCCTGCGCGAAGGCGGCGAGGGCGTCGAGCTAGAGCTGGACAATGGCCAGACCATCACCGCCGAGGAGATCCTCATCGCCACCGGCCGCGTGCCCAACGGCGACCAGATGAACCTGGACTCTGCCGGGATTGAGATGCGCGAAGACGGGCGCATTGCCGTCGACGACTACGGCCACACCACCGCGGAGGGAGTGTGGGCACTCGGCGATGTTTCCTCGCCGTACATGCTCAAGCACGTCGCGAACGCGGAGACCAAGGCCGTGCGCCACAACATCCTGCACCCGGACGACATGCGCCCGATGCCCCACGATCTGGTCCCCTCGGCTATCTTCACCCACCCGCAGATCGCCACCGTCGGGCTTACCGAGGACGCCGCGCGCGAACAGGGCTACGACGTGACCGTCAAGGTCCAAGACTACGGCGACGTGGCCTACGGCTGGGCGATGGAGGACCACACGGGAATCTGCAAGCTCATCGCGGACAAAGCCACCGGCCAGCTGCTGGGCGCGCACTACTACGGCCCGCAGGCGTCCACCCTCATCCAGCAGATGATCACCGTGATGGCCTTCGGCTTGGACGTGCGTGAGGTCGCCACGAAGCAGTATTGGATCCACCCGGCCCTGCCGGAGCTCACCGAGAACGCACTTTTGGGGCTAGATTTTTCCTAA
- a CDS encoding protein adenylyltransferase SelO gives MTFVLGNGTELTADFATALPDFVRASWGEEQPDPRLVLLNRPLAQRLGLDPDWLAGPEGIAFLCGRGNPADQPPRAMAYAGFQFGQFNPHMGDGRALLLGEVRDADGVLRDLHVKGSGRTPFSRPGADGRATLPAMLREYVFSEALHAMGIPTTRCLAVISTGRPVARERALPGGISVRVAASHLRVGTFHYAQLRGPEAARSLADYAIRRHYPALADSSESYRDLFRAVMETQIATVVRWQETGFIHGVMNTDNTTISGESIDFGPCAFTERFNPHAVFSSIDRFGRYAFGHQPNILGWNLTRLAESLLPILSDDANRATEIAQQEVDSFGERFGDYATFYTRRETLGLSDGAADALVRRWRELLVESQPDLCTCHRELAAAAAGDAEAARRLADALGDEEWINDWLTAGPDAARLDQHHPRFIPRPRAVEHALDAAADGDFAPTERLVAALTDPDAGVDALPDNERELLTQPDPGGLENYLTYCGT, from the coding sequence ATGACCTTTGTTCTAGGCAATGGCACCGAACTAACCGCCGACTTCGCCACCGCCCTGCCCGACTTCGTGCGGGCTAGCTGGGGCGAGGAGCAGCCCGACCCGCGCCTAGTGCTGCTTAACCGGCCACTGGCACAACGGCTGGGTCTGGATCCGGACTGGTTGGCCGGCCCGGAAGGAATTGCCTTCCTGTGCGGGCGCGGCAACCCCGCGGACCAACCCCCGCGGGCGATGGCTTACGCCGGCTTCCAGTTCGGGCAGTTCAATCCGCACATGGGCGACGGGCGCGCCCTGCTGCTGGGCGAGGTCCGCGACGCCGACGGGGTCCTGCGGGATCTGCACGTCAAGGGGTCTGGCCGGACGCCGTTCTCCCGGCCGGGCGCGGACGGCCGCGCCACCCTGCCGGCCATGCTGCGCGAGTACGTTTTCTCCGAGGCCCTGCACGCCATGGGGATCCCCACCACGCGCTGCCTGGCGGTCATCTCCACCGGCCGGCCCGTGGCCCGGGAGCGCGCCCTGCCCGGCGGGATTTCCGTCCGAGTGGCAGCCAGCCACCTACGGGTGGGCACGTTTCACTACGCGCAGCTGCGCGGCCCGGAGGCCGCCCGCTCGCTGGCGGACTACGCCATCCGGCGTCACTACCCCGCCCTGGCGGATTCCTCCGAGTCCTACCGGGACCTCTTCCGCGCGGTGATGGAGACCCAGATAGCCACCGTCGTCCGCTGGCAGGAGACCGGCTTCATCCACGGCGTGATGAACACGGACAACACGACCATCTCCGGCGAGAGCATCGACTTCGGCCCCTGCGCTTTCACCGAGCGCTTCAACCCGCACGCGGTCTTTTCCTCCATCGACCGCTTCGGCCGTTATGCCTTCGGACACCAACCCAACATCCTGGGCTGGAACCTGACCCGCCTGGCCGAGTCCCTGCTTCCGATCCTGAGCGACGATGCCAACCGCGCGACCGAGATAGCCCAGCAGGAGGTCGATAGCTTCGGCGAGCGCTTCGGCGACTACGCCACCTTCTACACGCGGCGGGAGACCCTGGGCCTTTCTGACGGCGCCGCAGATGCGCTGGTACGGCGCTGGCGCGAGCTACTCGTCGAAAGCCAACCGGATCTGTGCACCTGCCACCGCGAGCTTGCCGCGGCCGCCGCCGGGGACGCTGAAGCCGCCCGGCGCCTGGCCGACGCACTGGGCGACGAAGAATGGATAAACGACTGGCTGACCGCCGGCCCGGATGCTGCGCGCCTCGACCAGCACCACCCGCGCTTTATCCCGCGGCCGCGCGCAGTCGAGCATGCCTTGGACGCCGCCGCGGACGGTGACTTCGCCCCCACCGAACGCCTGGTGGCCGCCCTGACCGACCCGGACGCGGGCGTGGACGCGCTGCCGGACAACGAGCGCGAGCTGCTCACCCAGCCCGACCCGGGCGGCCTAGAGAACTACCTGACCTACTGCGGGACCTAG
- the yaaA gene encoding peroxide stress protein YaaA, with the protein MFIILPPSETKSTGGEGAPLDLESLSFPALTEIRQDIAADLCALEPREALGVLGISEKLLASAEANQQLYATPTTPALYRYTGVLYDALEPASLPPTALERLAVGSALFGVVRAGDLIPHYRLSGSTKLPRRAQPAEAAPTMKKRWGKAITAELQKLQEDGELIIDLRSGAYKQLGPVPGALTLRIESVQADGSRKVVSHFNKHYKGLAARELAGAQRCADDAEGVAELLNSAGFTVELPATTGRPAGELTLVV; encoded by the coding sequence ATGTTCATCATCCTCCCTCCCTCAGAGACGAAGTCGACCGGCGGTGAAGGCGCTCCCCTGGATCTGGAGTCGCTATCCTTTCCCGCGCTGACCGAAATCCGGCAGGACATAGCCGCGGATCTCTGCGCGCTTGAGCCCCGCGAGGCCCTCGGCGTGCTGGGCATTTCCGAAAAGCTCCTGGCGTCGGCGGAGGCGAACCAGCAGCTTTATGCCACCCCCACTACCCCGGCGCTTTACCGCTATACCGGGGTGCTTTACGACGCCTTGGAGCCGGCCAGCCTGCCGCCGACCGCGCTCGAGCGCCTGGCGGTCGGCTCGGCGCTGTTCGGGGTAGTGCGCGCCGGCGATCTCATCCCGCACTACCGCCTGTCCGGCTCGACCAAGCTGCCCCGGCGCGCCCAGCCCGCGGAGGCCGCGCCCACAATGAAGAAGCGCTGGGGCAAGGCCATCACGGCTGAGCTGCAGAAGCTGCAGGAAGACGGCGAGCTCATCATCGACCTGCGCTCGGGTGCGTACAAGCAGCTGGGCCCGGTGCCCGGCGCGCTGACGCTGCGCATCGAATCCGTGCAGGCGGACGGCAGCCGGAAGGTGGTCAGCCACTTCAACAAGCACTACAAGGGCCTGGCCGCGCGCGAGCTTGCCGGCGCTCAGCGGTGCGCTGACGATGCCGAGGGGGTGGCCGAGCTGCTCAACAGTGCCGGCTTCACGGTGGAGCTACCTGCGACCACCGGCCGGCCCGCCGGGGAACTCACCCTGGTGGTCTAG
- the mqo gene encoding malate dehydrogenase (quinone) has protein sequence MSPAKNVVQAVDEVDVALVGAGIMSATLGAMLRELEPSWTQMVFERLDAPAEESSSPWNNAGTGHSALCELNYTPEKNGRIDASKAMNINEKFQVSRQFWSHQLNNGILTDPREFINQVPHMSFAQGEIQVDYLRRRYELLNQNHMFPEMQFSADDSVFAEKLPLMAQGRDFNSQKVAISWTDVGTDVNFGALTKQFLTAAKAAGTEVRYGQEVYDLKRDGGVWKIYSKNRHTGDTQMTKAKFVFVGAGGYALGLLRKAGVREVAGYAGFPVSGLWLRATNPELIQQHQAKVYGKASVGAPPMSVPHLDTRVIDGEKGLLFGPYGGWTPKFLKKGSNLDLFKSIRPDNIPSYLGVAAQEFGLTKYLVQEVMKDFDDRLKSLCEYVPSADPNDWETIVAGQRVQVIKPAPAPRFGSLEFGTTLINNPEGNIAGLLGASPGASIAPAVMLELLERCFGEHMIQWSEKIYEMIPSYGEKLTKNQKLFDEMWEFTQKTLKLDQA, from the coding sequence GTGTCCCCCGCAAAAAACGTCGTCCAAGCAGTAGACGAGGTAGACGTAGCACTCGTCGGCGCCGGCATTATGAGCGCCACCCTGGGTGCGATGCTCCGCGAACTTGAGCCCAGCTGGACCCAGATGGTCTTCGAGCGTCTTGACGCTCCCGCCGAGGAGTCCTCCTCCCCGTGGAACAACGCCGGCACCGGTCACTCCGCGCTGTGTGAGCTTAACTACACCCCGGAGAAGAACGGCCGCATTGATGCCTCCAAGGCGATGAACATCAATGAGAAGTTCCAGGTCTCCCGCCAGTTCTGGTCCCACCAGCTCAACAACGGCATCTTGACGGACCCGCGGGAATTCATCAACCAAGTTCCGCACATGTCCTTCGCCCAGGGCGAAATCCAGGTGGACTACCTGCGCCGCCGCTACGAGCTGCTCAACCAGAACCACATGTTCCCCGAGATGCAGTTCTCCGCGGATGATTCCGTTTTCGCAGAGAAGCTTCCGCTCATGGCCCAGGGCCGCGACTTCAACTCCCAGAAGGTCGCCATCTCCTGGACCGACGTGGGAACCGACGTCAACTTCGGCGCCCTGACCAAGCAGTTCCTCACCGCCGCCAAGGCGGCCGGCACCGAGGTCCGCTACGGCCAGGAGGTCTACGACCTCAAGCGCGACGGTGGTGTGTGGAAGATCTACTCCAAGAACCGCCACACCGGTGATACCCAGATGACCAAGGCGAAGTTCGTCTTCGTCGGCGCGGGCGGCTACGCCCTCGGCCTGCTGCGTAAGGCCGGTGTGCGCGAGGTCGCCGGCTACGCTGGCTTCCCGGTCTCCGGCCTGTGGCTGCGCGCCACCAACCCGGAGCTGATCCAGCAGCACCAGGCCAAGGTCTATGGCAAGGCCAGCGTCGGCGCCCCGCCGATGTCCGTGCCGCACCTGGACACCCGCGTCATCGACGGCGAGAAGGGCCTGTTGTTCGGCCCGTACGGTGGCTGGACCCCGAAGTTCCTGAAGAAGGGCTCCAACCTGGACCTGTTCAAGTCCATCCGCCCGGACAACATCCCGTCCTACCTGGGCGTAGCCGCCCAGGAGTTCGGCCTGACCAAGTACCTGGTGCAGGAGGTCATGAAGGACTTCGACGACCGCCTGAAGTCCCTGTGCGAGTACGTGCCGTCCGCCGACCCGAACGACTGGGAGACCATCGTGGCCGGCCAGCGCGTCCAAGTCATCAAGCCGGCCCCGGCCCCGCGCTTCGGCTCCCTGGAATTCGGCACCACCCTGATCAACAACCCGGAGGGCAACATCGCCGGTCTGCTCGGCGCCTCGCCGGGTGCTTCGATCGCCCCGGCCGTCATGCTGGAGCTGTTGGAGCGCTGCTTCGGTGAGCACATGATCCAGTGGTCTGAGAAGATCTACGAGATGATCCCGTCCTACGGTGAGAAGCTGACCAAGAACCAGAAGCTCTTCGATGAGATGTGGGAGTTCACCCAGAAGACCCTGAAGCTGGACCAGGCCTAA
- a CDS encoding alpha/beta hydrolase, with protein sequence MSVNQPEHWHPDRLGAGFSARTLELGPDPLGEGDLCATLVRYYPGSDGAADAPATAPEEGPEGDEEFTARPALLWVHGMTDYFFQAHVARYFHARGYAFYAIDLHKCGRSRREGQTWHYAAAMEEYYADLDAALEEICGPHPDVTPIAHSTAGVIVPLWLDRLRTSQPAAHARVSSAIFNSPWLDIMGVPKPVLQAAKPVINAIGKAFPKVAFPGGGLSAFGDSIHASRYGEWDYDITLKPLSGHKKYLGWLRGVIAGQDRIHQGAIDIGVPGLVLCSTRSRLGKPYSPETDTADAVVDVSQTVRWAPRLGNDITVCPILGARHEVFLSLPPARREAFEISSHWLARAH encoded by the coding sequence ATGAGTGTGAACCAACCCGAACACTGGCACCCAGACCGCTTGGGCGCGGGATTTTCCGCCCGCACCCTCGAGCTAGGCCCCGATCCACTGGGTGAGGGCGATCTGTGCGCCACTCTCGTCCGGTACTACCCCGGCTCGGACGGCGCCGCTGATGCTCCCGCCACCGCCCCGGAGGAAGGCCCGGAAGGGGACGAAGAGTTCACTGCCCGCCCAGCCCTTTTGTGGGTGCACGGCATGACCGACTACTTCTTCCAGGCACACGTGGCTCGCTATTTCCACGCCCGCGGCTATGCCTTCTACGCCATTGATCTACACAAATGCGGCCGCTCCCGCCGGGAGGGCCAGACGTGGCATTACGCCGCGGCGATGGAGGAATACTACGCCGACCTCGACGCGGCCTTGGAAGAAATCTGCGGCCCACACCCCGACGTCACTCCCATCGCGCACTCGACGGCGGGGGTCATCGTGCCGCTTTGGTTGGACCGGCTGCGCACGTCCCAGCCCGCCGCACACGCACGAGTGTCCTCGGCGATTTTTAACAGCCCGTGGCTCGACATCATGGGCGTGCCGAAGCCCGTGTTGCAGGCCGCCAAGCCGGTCATCAACGCCATCGGCAAGGCCTTTCCGAAGGTGGCCTTCCCCGGCGGGGGCTTGAGCGCTTTCGGCGACTCCATCCACGCCTCTCGCTACGGCGAGTGGGACTACGACATCACACTGAAGCCGCTGTCCGGACACAAGAAGTACCTGGGCTGGCTGCGCGGGGTCATTGCCGGCCAGGACCGGATCCACCAAGGGGCCATCGATATCGGCGTGCCGGGGCTGGTGCTGTGCTCGACCCGCTCGCGGCTGGGCAAGCCCTATTCGCCGGAGACGGACACGGCCGACGCCGTCGTGGATGTCTCCCAGACCGTCCGCTGGGCTCCCCGCTTGGGCAACGACATTACTGTCTGTCCGATCCTGGGCGCCCGGCACGAAGTCTTTTTGTCGCTGCCGCCTGCGCGCCGCGAGGCCTTTGAGATTAGCTCTCACTGGCTAGCACGGGCACACTAG
- a CDS encoding proline--tRNA ligase has translation MITRLSELFLRTLREDPADAEVPSHKLLVRAGYVRRAAPGIYTWLPLGLRALRKIEDVVRQEMNAIGGQEVLFPALLPREPYEDTNRWTEYGDNLFHLKDRKGADMLLGPTHEEMFTTAVKDMYSSYKDFPVTLYQIQTKYRDEERPRAGVLRGREFTMKDSYSFDMTDEGLEDSYQRHRRAYQNIFNRLEIEYAICQATSGAMGGSASEEFLAVSPVGEDTFVRATDGDYAANVEAVATQAPAERDFAGAPAAEIHETPEAATIEALVDWAREAGIEVDGRAVEAADILKCMVIKTRQPGEDWELAGVLIPGDRQLDEKRLEASLEPAEFELAEEAEFARHDFLVKGYVGPKALNDNGVRVLADPRVVSGTSWITGADAPQRHTVGLVAGRDYHVDEFVEAAEIREGDPAPAGQGTLRLERGIELGHIFQLGRKYTEAFNVSILDENGKRATPTMGSYGIGITRMLAVLAEQRHDDKGLNWPVEVAPYQVHVVVANKDQAAMAAGDELVDKLDKRGIEVLFDDRPKVSPGVKFKDAELLGMPFIAILGRSFADGIIELRVRGGETLEVPVDDIVDTLVERVRGDE, from the coding sequence ATGATTACTCGCCTGTCTGAGCTGTTTTTACGTACCCTCCGCGAAGATCCTGCGGATGCGGAAGTCCCTAGCCACAAGCTGCTGGTCCGCGCAGGCTACGTGCGCCGAGCCGCGCCGGGCATCTACACGTGGCTGCCGCTGGGGCTGCGGGCGCTGCGCAAGATCGAGGACGTCGTGCGCCAGGAAATGAACGCCATCGGCGGCCAAGAAGTGCTCTTCCCGGCGCTGCTGCCGCGGGAGCCCTACGAGGACACCAACCGGTGGACCGAGTACGGCGACAACCTCTTCCACCTTAAGGACCGCAAGGGCGCGGACATGCTGCTCGGGCCGACGCACGAGGAGATGTTCACCACCGCGGTCAAGGACATGTACTCGTCCTACAAGGATTTCCCGGTGACCTTGTACCAGATCCAGACCAAGTACCGCGACGAGGAGCGCCCGCGCGCGGGTGTGCTCCGCGGGCGCGAGTTCACCATGAAGGATTCCTACTCCTTCGACATGACCGACGAGGGCCTGGAGGACAGCTACCAGCGCCACCGTCGCGCCTACCAGAACATCTTCAACCGCCTGGAGATCGAGTACGCCATCTGCCAGGCTACCTCAGGCGCGATGGGCGGGTCGGCCTCGGAGGAATTCCTAGCCGTGTCCCCGGTGGGCGAGGACACCTTCGTCCGTGCCACCGACGGCGACTACGCCGCCAACGTCGAGGCCGTGGCCACCCAGGCCCCGGCCGAGCGCGACTTCGCCGGCGCCCCGGCCGCCGAAATCCACGAGACCCCGGAGGCGGCCACCATCGAGGCCCTGGTGGACTGGGCCCGCGAGGCGGGCATCGAGGTCGACGGCCGGGCCGTCGAGGCCGCCGATATCCTCAAGTGCATGGTCATCAAGACCCGCCAGCCGGGCGAGGACTGGGAGCTGGCCGGCGTGCTCATCCCGGGCGACCGCCAGCTGGACGAGAAGCGCTTGGAAGCCAGCCTCGAGCCGGCCGAGTTCGAACTGGCCGAGGAGGCCGAGTTCGCCCGCCACGACTTCCTGGTCAAGGGCTACGTCGGGCCGAAGGCGCTTAACGACAACGGCGTGCGCGTGCTCGCCGACCCGCGCGTGGTCAGCGGCACCTCCTGGATCACCGGCGCGGACGCGCCGCAGCGCCACACCGTCGGCCTAGTGGCCGGCCGCGACTACCACGTCGACGAGTTCGTCGAGGCCGCCGAGATCCGGGAGGGCGATCCGGCGCCGGCAGGCCAGGGCACGCTGCGCTTGGAGCGCGGGATCGAGCTGGGCCACATCTTCCAGCTGGGCCGCAAGTACACCGAGGCCTTCAACGTGTCCATCCTGGACGAGAACGGCAAGCGCGCCACGCCCACCATGGGCTCCTACGGCATCGGTATTACCCGCATGCTGGCTGTGCTGGCGGAGCAGCGCCACGACGACAAGGGCCTGAACTGGCCGGTGGAGGTCGCCCCGTACCAGGTGCACGTGGTCGTCGCGAACAAGGACCAGGCCGCCATGGCCGCCGGTGATGAGCTAGTCGACAAGCTCGACAAGCGTGGCATCGAGGTGCTCTTCGACGACCGTCCCAAGGTCTCCCCGGGCGTGAAGTTCAAGGACGCCGAGCTGCTGGGCATGCCGTTCATCGCTATCCTCGGCCGCTCTTTCGCCGACGGCATCATCGAGCTGCGCGTGCGCGGCGGCGAGACCCTCGAGGTCCCGGTCGACGACATCGTCGACACCCTGGTGGAGCGGGTGCGTGGCGATGAATAG
- a CDS encoding DUF4921 family protein, translating to MNLPLFSRVEPIQTMADGTIKQVNPFSGTEVWTVPGRGNRPLATTNGTPQPAEGDDDKRCAFCTGRKLETPPEKARILADGTIVRHAMPAELDVTAPLFRRVPNLFEIVSYDYWRANYGYRMDAATAAHQEAYLANPEGRRHVEAIIAAKAKASGQELPRGEEEFQAAAAPFFGGGHDVIIADRHVDCAGGLLSSGRLTPDEHLRMMQLCIDSMRDLYEHNRYVSYVAAFQNWLAPAGASFEHLHKQLVAIDDRGMASQREVQLLRSHPNMYNEWAVGYAAKHNLVIAENQHAVLFAGFGHRYPTLEVFSKSAIGRPWRQSAEEVRAVSDLVHAAHAAVGPAVACNEEWHHQPVDVAVPQPWRILIKLRISTMAGFEGGTKIYINTISPWGLKDKVLDALTDAHAEGHVGPDIRLGDECCTEHNCLRYSL from the coding sequence ATGAACTTGCCGTTGTTTTCCCGCGTCGAGCCCATCCAGACCATGGCCGACGGCACCATCAAACAGGTCAACCCCTTCTCCGGGACGGAAGTGTGGACGGTACCCGGCCGGGGCAACCGGCCTTTGGCCACCACCAACGGCACGCCCCAACCCGCCGAAGGGGACGACGATAAGCGCTGTGCCTTCTGTACTGGGCGAAAGCTAGAAACCCCACCGGAAAAGGCGCGGATCCTGGCCGACGGGACCATCGTCCGGCACGCCATGCCCGCGGAACTCGACGTGACCGCACCGCTGTTTAGGCGCGTGCCCAACCTGTTCGAAATCGTCTCCTACGATTACTGGCGCGCCAACTACGGCTACCGCATGGATGCCGCCACCGCCGCCCACCAGGAGGCCTACCTCGCGAACCCGGAGGGCCGCCGCCACGTCGAGGCCATCATCGCGGCGAAGGCCAAAGCCAGCGGGCAGGAACTTCCCCGCGGCGAGGAGGAATTCCAGGCCGCGGCCGCCCCCTTCTTCGGCGGCGGGCACGACGTCATCATCGCCGACCGACACGTGGACTGCGCCGGCGGGTTGTTGTCCTCCGGGCGGCTGACCCCGGACGAACACCTGCGAATGATGCAGCTGTGCATCGATTCCATGCGGGACCTCTACGAGCACAACCGGTACGTCTCCTACGTGGCCGCGTTCCAGAACTGGCTGGCGCCGGCGGGGGCGTCGTTTGAGCACCTACACAAGCAGCTGGTGGCCATCGACGACCGCGGCATGGCCTCCCAGCGGGAAGTCCAGCTGCTGCGCTCCCACCCGAACATGTACAACGAGTGGGCGGTAGGTTACGCCGCGAAGCACAACCTCGTCATCGCGGAGAACCAGCACGCGGTGCTTTTCGCCGGCTTCGGGCACCGCTACCCGACGCTGGAGGTCTTCTCCAAGTCCGCCATCGGCCGCCCCTGGCGCCAAAGCGCCGAGGAGGTGCGGGCCGTCAGCGACCTGGTCCACGCCGCCCACGCGGCGGTGGGCCCGGCCGTGGCCTGCAACGAGGAATGGCATCACCAGCCCGTCGACGTGGCCGTGCCGCAGCCCTGGCGGATTCTCATCAAGCTGCGCATCTCGACGATGGCCGGCTTCGAGGGAGGCACCAAGATCTACATCAACACCATCAGCCCCTGGGGACTGAAAGACAAGGTGCTCGACGCGCTAACTGACGCCCACGCGGAAGGCCACGTGGGCCCGGATATCCGCCTTGGCGACGAGTGCTGCACCGAGCATAACTGCCTGCGCTACAGCCTGTAA